Genomic window (Phycisphaerae bacterium):
CGGGCGACATCGTGGTGGTCCAGGACGCCGATCTCGAGTACGACCCGCAGGAGTATTCCCGCCTGATCAAGCCGATCGTCGACGGCAAAGCCGATGTGGTCTACGGCTCGCGGTTCGCCGGCGGCGAGTCCCACCGCGTCCTGTACTTCTGGCACTACGTGGGCAACCGCTTCCTGACCTTCGTCTCAAATTGCTTCACCAACCTGAACCTCTCCGACATGGAAACCTGCTACAAGGTGTTCCGGCGGGAGGTGATCCAGTCGATCCGCATCGAGGAGAACCGCTTCGGCTTTGAGCCGGAAATCACAGCCAAGGTCGCCGCCAAACGCTGCCGCGTCTACGAAGTCGGCATCTCCTACGCCGGCCGGACCTACGAAGAAGGCAAAAAAATCGGCTGGAAAGACGGCGTCCGCGCCATCTGGTGCATCGTCAAGTACAACCTCAAGGCCAGACGTACATGGTAGATCACCCGTCAGTCGGTGGGTGTAACCCCAACCGCTTTAAATACCTCCTGATCTCGACCATCCTTGGCCGGTTCATCTTGAGACGTGCAACCGTTGCCCGGCCGACGGCGCTGCGAGGCTCGATCGTCAGAGAGTCGAACGACCAGCGGAAATGATCGTCCCACCGATCCTGACGAGGGTTGAAAAACGGAACCTCCCGTCCGCTGGTTGGGTCCACCGCTGTGACGCTCGATCCCTTCGAGGCATTGCAGCGTGGACAGGCCCAGGCAAGGTTGCCCGCTTCGCTGCTTCCCCCTTTATTCACCGGGATCACGTGATCGCAAGCAAAGGAGGCAACCTGGGTCCGTTCGTCCGTCCGGCAGTATTCACACTTGCCGGACGCACGATGTCTCACCAGATCACGAAGATGGTCAGGTATGTGAGGAGAACTCAACCCGCATGCCCGCGGTCGCGTCAGTCCACGTGGCGTTGCAACACCACAAGGTTCAGATCGTCCAGGTAGTCCAGCATCTCGTCGAGGTCCGCCTGCTCCTGATCCGAGAGCAACCCGCTCTTGCTCTTGACAATCAGCTCATCCAGGTGTCTCTGAATCAGAGCGGGAACCTTCGGAACAGCCAACTGCTCCCCCCCCGGCGCCGCCAATTCACTTGCCGACGGACCTCGCGTATGTTTCCTCGACTTTCTCGACATCATCAAACTCCCGCCTCATCACCTTGCCCTACTCCAAATTGTAACCGACGTTCATTCGCCTGGCAATGCTGCCGACAGAACAGACAGCCCTTATTAATGTATTATAAATAAACAACGACATCTACCGCGAAACGCGGGCGGAGGCGCCTTTGGCGGCCTTCGCGGCTTCTTCGCGGGTGGCCCAATTCAT
Coding sequences:
- a CDS encoding glycosyltransferase family 2 protein, with amino-acid sequence MKLSVVIPVYNEAGTVEEIVRRVEAVDLEKEIVLVDDCSTDGTRGILSRLATNEHVRALYHERNQGKGAALRTGFAAVTGDIVVVQDADLEYDPQEYSRLIKPIVDGKADVVYGSRFAGGESHRVLYFWHYVGNRFLTFVSNCFTNLNLSDMETCYKVFRREVIQSIRIEENRFGFEPEITAKVAAKRCRVYEVGISYAGRTYEEGKKIGWKDGVRAIWCIVKYNLKARRTW
- a CDS encoding HNH endonuclease, which codes for MSSPHIPDHLRDLVRHRASGKCEYCRTDERTQVASFACDHVIPVNKGGSSEAGNLAWACPRCNASKGSSVTAVDPTSGREVPFFNPRQDRWDDHFRWSFDSLTIEPRSAVGRATVARLKMNRPRMVEIRRYLKRLGLHPPTDG